The Streptomyces sp. NBC_01298 genome contains the following window.
CTACCGCGACGCGGTGATCCGTTCCCTGATCACCCTCAAGGCCCTCACCTACGCCCCGACCGGCGGGATCGCCGCCGCCGCGACCACCTCCCTGCCGGAGGAGCTCGGCGGCGTCCGCAACTGGGACTACCGCTACTGCTGGCTCCGCGACTCCACCCTCACCCTCGGCTCCCTGCTGGCCACCGGCTACCTCGACGAGGCCCGTGCCTGGCGGGAGTGGCTGCTGCGGGCCGTCGCGGGCGACCCGGCCGACCTGCAGATCATGTACGGGATCGGCGGCGAGCGGCGCATCCCGGAGAGCGAGCTGCCCTGGCTGAAGGGGTACGCGGCCTCCGCGCCCGTCCGGGTCGGCAACGCGGCCGTCGACCAGCTCCAGCTCGACGTGTACGGAGAGGTCCTCGACTCCCTGTACGTGGCCCGCTCCGCCGGACTCCCCGCCGAGTGGCACTCCTGGAAGATCCAGCTCGCGCTCCTCGACTTCCTGGAGCAGAACTGGCACCGCCCCGACGAGGGCCTGTGGGAAGTGCGCGGCCCGCGCCGCCACTTCACCCACTCCAAGGTGATGGCGTGGGTCGCCGCCGACCGCGCCGTGCGCACCCTGGAACTCAACCCCAAACTCCCCGGCGACGTGCGGCGCTGGCGCACCATGCGGGACGCGGTGCACCGCGACGTGTGCGAGAACGCCTACGACCCGGAGCGGGGCACCTTCACCCAGTACTACGGCTCCCGCGAGCTGGACGCGGCCACCCTCCTCATCCCCCGCGTCGGCTTCCTGCCGCCCGACGACCCCCGGGTCGTCGGCACGGTCGACGCCGTCCGCGAGGAGCTGGGCCGCAGCGGCCTGGTCCGCCGCTACAGCACCGAGGGGCTCTCGGTGGACGGCCTGCCGGGCGACGAAGGGGCCTTCCTCGCCTGCTCGTTCTGGCTGACCGACGCCCTGTACCTGACCGGACGGGAGAAGGAGGCGCGGGAGCTCTTCGAGCGGCTGCTGTCCGTACGCAACGACGTCGGACTCCTCGCCGAGGAGTACGACCCCGTCTCCGGACGCCAACTCGGCAACTTCCCCCAGGCGTTCAGCCACGTCGGCCTGGTGAACACCGCGCTCACCCTGAGCGGTGCCAGCCTGGCGGCCGGCCAGGTGTGAGGAGCGCCGGGTGAGGAGCGCCGGGTGGAGGAGCGCGGCCCGCTGACCGGCGCTGGGTGAGGAGTGCGGCGGGTGAGGGGCGGCGGTCAGCCCGGGCGCAGCGCCCGGGCCAGTCGGCCGCGCAACCGCGCGAACTCGGGGGAGGCCCGCAAACCCGCGACGTCCGTGGCCGGGTCGCGGGGGAGCGGCACCGGCAGGTCCTCCACCACCCGGCCGGGCCCCGCGGCCATCACCAGGACGCGGGATCCCAGCAGCACCGCCTCCTCCACCGAATGCGTCACGAACAGCACCGTCGTGCCGAGCCGCCCGGCCAGGGAGCGGACCTCCTCCTGGAGGCGCTCCCGGGTCAGCGCGTCCAGTGCCGCGAACGGCTCGTCCATCAGCAGGAGTTCGGGCTCCGCGGCCAGGGCGCGGGCCAGCGCCACCCGCTGCTGCTGGCCGCCGGACAGCTCCCAGGTGCGGCGTCCCG
Protein-coding sequences here:
- a CDS encoding glycoside hydrolase family 15 protein produces the protein MTQPIEDYALIGDLMTSGLVGRDGSIDWLCLPRFDSAACFAALLGDEENGHWRIAPSAAPDSARCARRAYVDGTLVLESFWETEDGASFKVIDFMPQRDTAPDLMRIVEGLTGESTVSSTLRLRFDYGHVVPWVRRGGNREGDRVAVAGPDAVWLRSEPSVHTWGEGMSTRSEFTVAAGERVAFVLTWHPSHEPRPEPLDPYAALEQSLADWREWTGRCTYEGPYRDAVIRSLITLKALTYAPTGGIAAAATTSLPEELGGVRNWDYRYCWLRDSTLTLGSLLATGYLDEARAWREWLLRAVAGDPADLQIMYGIGGERRIPESELPWLKGYAASAPVRVGNAAVDQLQLDVYGEVLDSLYVARSAGLPAEWHSWKIQLALLDFLEQNWHRPDEGLWEVRGPRRHFTHSKVMAWVAADRAVRTLELNPKLPGDVRRWRTMRDAVHRDVCENAYDPERGTFTQYYGSRELDAATLLIPRVGFLPPDDPRVVGTVDAVREELGRSGLVRRYSTEGLSVDGLPGDEGAFLACSFWLTDALYLTGREKEARELFERLLSVRNDVGLLAEEYDPVSGRQLGNFPQAFSHVGLVNTALTLSGASLAAGQV